In Bartonella bovis 91-4, the following proteins share a genomic window:
- the exbB gene encoding tonB-system energizer ExbB: MESEIESLDKSFTLFAAGDFSPFSMFMAADRVVQAVIIVLILASLVSWTIALAKIVEITLAKRKARRALRFSLNAQTFTHLASDFKNQQEKNLVFLGAGAVFLEETLKEVDLSTQQVVFIKFQGARERRDDDTTLCAFNEGVKERVHLLLARCVLAATGRMACGTAILATIGAIAPFVGLFATVWGIMNAFIGIAQTQTTRLDVVAPGIAEALLATAVGLFVAIPAVVMYNGLTRALNGYRNDLGDIAAAIERLLSRELDQQRQQKSRKQ; the protein is encoded by the coding sequence ATGGAATCTGAAATAGAATCTTTAGATAAAAGTTTTACTTTATTTGCGGCGGGTGATTTTTCTCCCTTTTCGATGTTCATGGCTGCCGATAGGGTTGTGCAAGCTGTGATTATTGTGTTGATACTTGCTTCTCTTGTATCTTGGACGATTGCTTTGGCTAAAATTGTTGAAATAACGTTGGCAAAGCGCAAAGCGCGTCGTGCGTTGCGGTTTTCTCTAAACGCTCAAACTTTCACGCATTTGGCTTCTGACTTTAAAAATCAGCAAGAAAAAAATTTGGTCTTTCTGGGAGCAGGTGCAGTTTTTTTAGAAGAAACGCTCAAAGAGGTGGATCTTTCTACTCAGCAGGTCGTCTTTATCAAGTTTCAAGGCGCCAGAGAACGCAGAGATGACGATACTACTTTGTGTGCTTTCAATGAGGGTGTGAAAGAACGGGTCCATTTGCTTTTAGCACGATGTGTGTTGGCTGCTACAGGGCGTATGGCTTGTGGAACTGCCATTCTTGCAACTATTGGTGCTATTGCCCCTTTTGTTGGGCTTTTTGCAACCGTTTGGGGGATTATGAATGCTTTTATTGGGATTGCTCAAACTCAGACAACGCGCTTAGATGTTGTGGCGCCTGGGATTGCTGAAGCTTTGCTTGCAACGGCTGTGGGGCTTTTTGTCGCTATTCCTGCTGTTGTTATGTATAATGGTTTAACGCGTGCTCTTAATGGATATCGAAATGATTTAGGGGATATTGCTGCTGCTATTGAAAGGCTTTTAAGCCGTGAACTCGACCAACAAAGACAGCAGAAAAGCCGCAAACAATGA